One genomic window of Daphnia pulex isolate KAP4 chromosome 12, ASM2113471v1 includes the following:
- the LOC124208520 gene encoding lysosomal alpha-mannosidase-like isoform X3, which produces MYGENNNSRTGIQKAGVQYILDSVVEELQANPERRFIYVEMAFFWQWWEEQDESTRDVVRDLVSQGRLEFINGGWCMNDEATTHYVDIIDQMSLGLSLLNDTFGECGRPRIAWQIDPFGHSREQAFIFSQMGYDGLFFGRLDHEDKKQRMAAKTMEMVWSSSSLGQTGWLFTGVNYNLYQPPPGFCFDILCSDSPVIDNPKSKEYNVDQRVTEFLNYCQRQSEAYATDHILLTMGGDFTYQDANVWYKNMDKLIKYANERQTNGSRFNLLYSTPSCYVKSLNGVKKSWPLKTDDFFPYGSDAHSYWTGYFTSRPAFKYMVRQGSNLLQACKQMDSALSWSGSTNQGDVNVMKRAMGIAQHHDAVSGTEKQAVVQDYQGRLHEGVVECQKTQASYYQSQLPILGRPLPDVKFCQLNVSQCDVSETSGRFVVNIYNSLARHVDKYVRIPVAGGDSYQVLDPDGKVVDSQLIPISPQVQALPGRTSSATEELVFLATQLPPIGSKSYYVERDSKHRRRHSFKSKSQRLVPGEDHIITTDKVKVRVDWTTGLLSSVTVNGEEYFVQQEFLWYPGYNGDNESADRRSSGAYIFRPNGSDAFPMRRTMTAAIITAVYTGPLVQEIHQFYDTWVSQVIRIYRGQEHVELDWVVGPVPVSDKIGKEVISRVTTTILQSDGTFYTDSNGRQTLRRELDARESYTYTPTEPVSGNYYPINSHLFIRDPVGEQQATVLVDRSQGGSSLIGGLIELMVHRRLLRDDSFGVDEPLDETAFQQGLVVRGSHYLILSDGPSSAGRYRPLAQQIYKQPQLSFIPTTLTFADWRRLYKTQQQLISRELPENVNLLTLENRSDGSYLIRLEHIYDVGEDKVLSEPVTVSLQDLFPGFAITSAEETILGGNQLKKDSQRLVWHSSSDKQKNVRSSHSDEFPDVDLQPMEIRTFILNLVRDNRLDK; this is translated from the exons ATGTACGGTGAAAACAACAACT CTCGCACCGGGATCCAAAAAGCTGGCGTCCAGTACATCCTGGACAGCGTCGTCGAAGAATTACAGGCCAATCCCGAACGCAG aTTCATCTACGTGGAAATGGCTTTCTTCTGGCAGTGGTGGGAGGAGCAGGATGAATCGACGCGGGACGTTGTGCGTGATTTGGTGAGCCAAGGGCGTCTCGAGTTCATCAACGGCGGCTGGTGCATGAACGACGAAGCTACAACTCATTACGTCGACATTATCGATCAAATGTCTCTAGGCCTCAG CCTTTTGAACGACACGTTCGGAGAGTGCGGCCGGCCTCGAATCGCTTGGCAGATTGATCCTTTTGGCCATTCCAGGGAGCAGGCTTTTATCTTCTCTCAGATG GGTTACGACGGCCTCTTCTTCGGTCGCTTGGATCACGAAGATAAGAAGCAGCGCATGGCTGCCAAAACCATGGAGATGGTCTGGTCCAGCAGTAGTCTCG GCCAAACCGGTTGGCTCTTTACGGGCGTCAATTACAATTTATACCAACCGCCTCCGGGATTCTGCTTTGACATTTTGTGCAGCGATTCGCCCGTGATTGACAACCCCAAATCCAAAGAGTACAACGTCGATCAGCGG GTAACTGAATTTCTCAATTACTGTCAACGGCAATCGGAGGCCTACGCCACCGATCACATTTTGTTGACGATGGGAGGCGATTTCACGTACCAGGATGCCAACGTTTGGTACAAGAACATGGACAAGCTCATCAA GTACGCCAATGAGCGGCAAACGAACGGCTCTCGTTTTAACCTGCTGTATTCCACGCCGAGCTGCTACGTCAAGTCTCTGAACGGCGTCAAGAAATCGTGGCCACTGAAAACGGACGATTTCTTTCCTTACGGCAGCGACGCCCATTCTTACTGGACGGGCTACTTCACTTCACGCCCAGCCTTTAAATACATGGTCCGCCAGGGCAGCAACCTCCTCCAG gcCTGCAAACAAATGGATTCGGCATTGTCGTGGAGCGGGTCGACCAATCAAGGCGACGTCAACGTCATGAAACGGGCCATGGGCATCGCCCAACATCACGACGCTGTCAGCGGAACTGAGAAGCAAGCCGTGGTCCAAGATTACCAGGGCCGGCTGCACGAGGGCGTGGTCGAATGTCAGAAAACGCAGGCCTCGTATTATCA GAGTCAGCTGCCCATTTTGGGCCGGCCACTGCCGGACGTCAAGTTCTGCCAGCTCAACGTCAGCCAGTGTGACGTCTCGGAGACCAGCGGCCGATTTGTGGTCAACATTTACAACTCTTTGGCCAGGCACGTCGACAAATATGTCCGCATTCCAGTAGCTGGCGGAGACTCTTACCAAGTCCTCGACCCTGACG GTAAAGTGGTTGATTCGCAGCTGATTCCAATTTCACCTCAAGTTCAGGCTCTTCCTGGACGGACAAGCTCAGCCACAGAAGAGCTG gtatttttagcCACCCAGTTGCCACCTATTGGTTCAAAATCCTACTATGTCGAGCGGGACTCTAAGCACCGCCGGCGCCATTCGTTCAAATCCAAATCACAGCGATTGGTTCCCGGCGAGGACCACATCATCACCACTGAC AAAGTGAAGGTGAGAGTTGATTGGACAACGGGACTGCTGAGTTCGGTGACCGTCAACGGCGAAGAATATTTCGTCCAACAAGAGTTCCTTTGGTATCCGGGATACAACGGCGATAACGAATCGGCCGACCGGAGATCATCGGGCGCCTACATCTTCCGGCCGAACGGATCTGATGCCTTTCCAATGAGGCGGACAATGACCGCCGCCATTATCACCGCAGTCTACACCG gTCCACTGGTCCAGGAAATTCACCAGTTTTACGATACCTGGGTGAGTCAAGTCATCCGCATTTACCGAGGCCAGGAACATGTGGAATTGGATTGGGTCGTCGGTCCTGTTCCGGTGAG CGACAAAATTGGAAAGGAAGTCATAAGTCGCGTGACGACGACCATTTTACAGAGCGACGGGACTTTCTACACGGATTCCAACG GTCGCCAGACATTGAGACGCGAACTGGACGCTAGAGAGTCTTACACCTATACGCCAACCGAGCCCGTCTCGGGCAATTACTACCCCATCAATTCTCACCTTTTCATCCGAGACCCAGTGGGGGAGCAGCAGGCCACCGTCCTGGTCGACCGCTCCCAGGGAGGGTCTAGTCTGATTGGCGGATTGATCGAGCTGATGGTGCACAGACGACTGCTTCGCGACGACTCGTTTGGCGTGGACGAGCCCCTCGACGAGACGGCCTTTCAGCAGGGCCTTGTCGTCCGCGGATCGCACTATCTGATCCTCAGCGACGGACCCAGTTCGGCCGGCAGATATCGACCTTTGGCGCAACAGATTTACAAGCAACCGCAACTCTCCTTTATCCCCACAACGCTGACCTTTGCTGACTGGAGGAGACTCTACAAAACTCAA cAACAATTAATCAGCCGGGAATTGCCGGAAAATGTCAATCTGCTGACGCTGGAAAATCGGTCAGACGGATCTTATCTGATTCGATTGGAACATATCTACGACGTTGGAGAGGATAAAGTCTTATCTGAACCAGTCACGGTTTCCCTtcaa GACCTTTTCCCTGGATTTGCCATCACGTCCGCTGAAGAAACGATCCTAGGAgggaatcaattgaaaaaagattctcAACGTTTGGTGTGGCACTCGTCGTCggataaacaaaagaatgtcCGCTCCTCCCACTCTGATGAATTCCCGGACGTGGACCTCCAACCCATGGAGATCcgcactttcattttgaatctcGTTCGTGACAATCGACTggataaataa